Proteins from a genomic interval of Stenotrophomonas maltophilia R551-3:
- the frmR gene encoding formaldehyde-responsive transcriptional repressor FrmR, which translates to MPHSPEEKKKVLARVRRIRGQCDALDRALEAGADCGPVLQQIAAIRGAVNGLMSEVMEAHLREEFGQPAASDEQRAERVRDMSALIRSYLK; encoded by the coding sequence ATGCCGCACTCCCCCGAAGAGAAGAAGAAGGTCCTGGCCCGCGTGCGCCGTATCCGCGGCCAGTGCGATGCGCTGGACCGCGCGCTGGAAGCCGGTGCCGACTGCGGGCCGGTGCTGCAGCAGATCGCCGCCATCCGTGGCGCGGTCAATGGCCTGATGTCCGAAGTGATGGAGGCCCATCTGCGCGAGGAGTTCGGCCAGCCTGCGGCTTCCGATGAACAGCGCGCCGAACGCGTGCGCGACATGAGCGCATTGATCCGCTCGTACCTGAAGTAA
- a CDS encoding VOC family protein, protein MDTPTASFIVNLDVPDLAAAEDFYIRAFGLQIGRSLGPGAVELLGGPAPLYLLQNEAGSAATEDGDVRDYERHWTPLHLDWVVHDIEAALARAVAAGATLEQSVRERRWGRIAVLADPFGHGFCLIQFSGEGYDVLVE, encoded by the coding sequence ATGGATACGCCCACCGCATCGTTCATCGTCAACCTCGATGTCCCCGATCTTGCCGCTGCCGAGGACTTCTACATCCGCGCCTTCGGCCTGCAGATCGGCCGCAGCCTCGGCCCAGGCGCCGTGGAACTTCTCGGTGGGCCAGCGCCGCTGTACCTGCTGCAGAACGAGGCCGGCAGCGCCGCCACCGAAGACGGCGACGTGCGCGACTACGAGCGTCATTGGACGCCGCTGCACCTGGACTGGGTAGTGCATGACATCGAGGCCGCACTGGCCCGTGCGGTTGCGGCCGGGGCGACGCTTGAGCAGTCCGTGCGCGAGCGTCGCTGGGGGCGCATCGCCGTGCTGGCCGATCCGTTCGGCCACGGCTTCTGCCTGATCCAGTTCAGTGGCGAAGGCTACGACGTGCTGGTCGAATGA
- a CDS encoding Imm70 family immunity protein encodes MGIGIQLGRVTDEIGSSDFLYAFFSTITGNLEPDGWGSRFPIIMKQFYTGCVQKSDAAAALSEMHVIRTELAEMPPAHAIWSLDDRAQRPPWGDDIAPEIDSLGTYFVTAHGRDLITLLIDVLEALQEGEDTSARIVDY; translated from the coding sequence ATGGGTATTGGCATCCAACTCGGGCGCGTCACCGATGAGATCGGCAGCAGCGATTTTCTGTATGCGTTCTTCTCGACAATCACCGGCAATCTGGAACCGGATGGATGGGGAAGCCGCTTCCCGATCATCATGAAGCAGTTCTATACCGGCTGCGTGCAGAAATCAGATGCGGCCGCAGCGCTGTCCGAGATGCACGTCATCCGCACTGAGCTGGCCGAAATGCCACCGGCCCATGCCATCTGGTCGCTCGACGATCGAGCGCAGCGTCCGCCCTGGGGAGACGATATCGCTCCCGAGATCGATAGCTTGGGGACCTATTTCGTCACTGCACATGGGCGTGATCTGATTACGCTTCTGATTGATGTGCTTGAAGCACTCCAGGAAGGCGAAGACACGTCCGCCCGGATCGTCGACTACTGA
- a CDS encoding LysR family transcriptional regulator codes for MATDNLSHLAAFAAVARHRSFRRAGAELALSTSAVSYAIRALEERLGVGLFHRTTRSVALTEAGQRLLERLQPALGQVHDALEEMNQFRAAPAGLLRINATRAAVPTQLGPRLARFLHAHPDIRVELTENDGLVDIVAEGYDAGVRLHEFVPEDMVAVPMGPPLRGLIVGAPDYLRRHPAPRHPRDLAAHECIRFRFASGHLYKWQFEREGQALEIDVPGRLTLGEQGTVVSAVLDGIGLAYVLEDTARPYIDSGQMVAVLEDWSEPFAGFALYYPKQRQMPAALRAFVDMLRE; via the coding sequence ATGGCCACTGACAATCTCTCGCACCTGGCCGCGTTCGCGGCCGTTGCCCGCCACCGCAGCTTCCGCCGCGCCGGCGCCGAGCTGGCACTGTCGACCTCGGCGGTGAGCTATGCGATCCGCGCGCTGGAAGAACGCTTGGGCGTGGGCCTGTTCCATCGCACCACCCGCAGCGTGGCCCTGACCGAGGCCGGACAGCGCCTGCTGGAGCGTCTGCAGCCTGCCTTGGGGCAGGTGCACGACGCACTGGAGGAGATGAACCAGTTCCGCGCCGCACCGGCTGGCCTGCTGCGCATCAACGCCACCCGCGCGGCGGTGCCGACCCAGCTGGGGCCGCGGTTGGCGCGCTTCCTGCACGCGCATCCGGACATTCGGGTGGAGCTGACCGAAAACGACGGCCTGGTCGACATCGTCGCCGAAGGCTACGACGCCGGCGTGCGCCTGCACGAGTTCGTGCCCGAGGACATGGTGGCGGTGCCGATGGGGCCACCACTGCGTGGTCTGATCGTCGGCGCGCCGGACTACCTGCGGCGACACCCCGCGCCCCGGCACCCGCGCGATCTGGCCGCGCATGAATGCATCCGCTTCCGCTTCGCCAGCGGCCATCTGTACAAGTGGCAGTTCGAGCGCGAGGGGCAGGCGCTGGAGATCGATGTGCCGGGGCGGCTGACCCTGGGCGAGCAGGGCACCGTGGTCAGTGCCGTGCTCGATGGCATCGGCCTGGCCTATGTGCTGGAAGATACCGCGCGGCCGTACATCGACTCCGGGCAGATGGTGGCGGTGCTGGAAGACTGGAGCGAACCGTTCGCCGGTTTCGCGCTGTACTACCCGAAGCAGCGGCAGATGCCGGCAGCGTTGCGCGCGTTCGTGGATATGTTGCGGGAGTGA
- a CDS encoding NnrS family protein, translated as MTKVKAPATRGAQTHCMARLPSPAMLMRAPHRLLFFIGASNLLLAMLWWTLWLGALRGLWTPQPPSLPPAWLHALLMQYLVLPSFIFGFLLTVFPRWMNQPELPRSRYAPVGLGLFGGQALLIAAACGWTPGLWPGLLLALAGWSAGLIVLGHVLKAAGPNRNWHARACFAALLLGWLGLLAFMAVACGRATLMPVHVALGTFGMLLPIYLTVAHRMIPFFATNVVTGYVPWRPLRWLAVMWALILLRLLLMILQAEGWLWLADAPLLALSIQALWHWWPRGPMPGLLAALFLALAWLPISFALYLLQDVGHLLGQPQLLGRAPLHALAVGLFGSLLVAMVTRVTQGHSGRPLVMPAVAWFAFVTLQAVAIMRIVAELMPDAYAWHFAAAIGWLLALAPWVARLGWIYLSPRRDGKPG; from the coding sequence ATGACGAAGGTCAAGGCCCCCGCCACACGCGGGGCGCAGACTCACTGCATGGCCCGCCTGCCCTCCCCTGCGATGCTGATGCGTGCACCGCATCGGCTGCTGTTCTTCATCGGTGCCAGCAACCTGTTGCTGGCGATGCTGTGGTGGACGCTGTGGCTGGGTGCGCTGCGTGGCCTGTGGACGCCACAGCCACCATCGCTGCCACCAGCCTGGCTGCACGCGCTGCTGATGCAGTACCTGGTGCTGCCCAGTTTCATCTTCGGCTTCCTGCTTACCGTGTTTCCGCGCTGGATGAACCAGCCCGAGCTGCCGCGCAGCCGCTATGCACCGGTGGGGCTCGGCCTGTTCGGCGGGCAGGCGCTGCTGATTGCCGCCGCCTGCGGGTGGACACCCGGGCTCTGGCCCGGCCTGCTGCTGGCGCTGGCCGGCTGGAGCGCCGGATTGATCGTGCTCGGCCACGTACTCAAGGCCGCCGGCCCCAACCGTAACTGGCATGCACGTGCCTGCTTCGCGGCGTTGCTGCTCGGCTGGCTGGGCCTGCTCGCGTTCATGGCCGTAGCCTGCGGCCGTGCCACGCTGATGCCTGTGCATGTGGCGTTGGGAACGTTTGGCATGTTGCTGCCGATCTATCTCACCGTCGCGCACCGCATGATTCCGTTCTTCGCCACCAACGTGGTGACCGGCTACGTGCCCTGGCGGCCGCTGCGCTGGCTGGCCGTGATGTGGGCGCTGATCCTGCTGCGCCTGTTGTTGATGATCCTGCAGGCCGAGGGCTGGCTATGGCTGGCCGACGCACCGCTGTTGGCGCTGTCGATCCAGGCGCTATGGCACTGGTGGCCGCGCGGGCCGATGCCCGGCCTGCTTGCCGCGCTGTTCCTGGCGCTGGCATGGCTGCCGATCAGCTTCGCGTTGTATCTGCTGCAGGATGTTGGTCATCTGCTCGGCCAGCCGCAGCTGCTCGGCCGTGCGCCGTTGCACGCGCTGGCAGTGGGACTGTTCGGCAGCCTGCTGGTGGCGATGGTGACCCGGGTCACCCAGGGCCATTCCGGGCGACCGCTGGTGATGCCGGCAGTGGCCTGGTTCGCGTTCGTCACGCTGCAGGCGGTGGCGATCATGCGCATCGTCGCCGAGCTGATGCCGGACGCCTACGCGTGGCATTTCGCCGCTGCCATCGGCTGGTTGCTGGCCTTGGCACCGTGGGTGGCGCGGCTGGGCTGGATCTATCTGAGCCCGCGGCGGGATGGCAAGCCGGGCTGA
- the fghA gene encoding S-formylglutathione hydrolase, translated as MERIEHRACFGGWQDVYRHHSTTLGCDMQFAVYLPPQAETQKLPVLYWLSGLTCTEQNFITKAGAQRYAAEHGVIIVAPDTSPRGDDVADAEGYDLGKGAGFYLNATRAPWAKHYRMHDYVAQELPALIEADFPVTDARGISGHSMGGHGALVIALRNPGRYRSVSAFSPIVAPSHVPWGQKAFHAYLGDNPADWALWDASELVAVATERLPLLVDQGEADEFLQTQLQPQRLQQACDAAGHPLTLRLQPGYDHSYYFIASFIGEHIAHHAHALHG; from the coding sequence ATGGAACGCATTGAACACCGCGCCTGTTTCGGCGGCTGGCAGGACGTCTACCGCCATCACTCCACCACGCTGGGCTGCGACATGCAGTTCGCCGTGTACCTGCCGCCGCAGGCGGAAACGCAGAAACTGCCGGTACTGTACTGGCTGAGCGGGCTGACCTGCACCGAGCAGAATTTCATCACCAAGGCCGGCGCACAGCGCTACGCGGCCGAGCACGGCGTGATCATCGTCGCGCCCGACACCAGCCCGCGCGGCGATGACGTGGCCGATGCCGAGGGCTATGACCTGGGCAAGGGGGCGGGGTTCTACCTCAATGCCACCCGCGCACCGTGGGCGAAGCACTACCGCATGCACGACTACGTGGCGCAGGAACTGCCGGCACTGATCGAGGCGGATTTCCCGGTCACCGATGCGCGTGGCATCAGCGGCCACTCGATGGGCGGTCACGGTGCGCTGGTGATCGCACTGCGCAACCCGGGGCGCTACCGCAGCGTGTCGGCGTTCTCGCCGATCGTCGCGCCCAGCCACGTGCCGTGGGGGCAGAAGGCCTTCCACGCCTACCTGGGCGACAACCCGGCGGACTGGGCGCTGTGGGATGCCAGCGAACTGGTCGCCGTGGCCACTGAGCGCCTGCCGTTGCTGGTCGACCAGGGCGAGGCGGACGAATTCCTGCAGACCCAACTGCAACCGCAGCGCCTGCAGCAGGCCTGTGATGCCGCCGGCCATCCGCTGACCCTGCGCCTGCAGCCGGGCTACGACCACAGCTACTACTTCATC
- a CDS encoding NAD(P)-dependent alcohol dehydrogenase gives MSLARGYAAHTHTDPLVPFEFERRAVGPNDVRIEILYSGICHSDLHQARDDWGGSIYPMVPGHEIIGRVTEVGSEVTRFKVGDHAGVGCMVDSCRHCDACEHDLEQYCAEGATWTYNGRERADGAPTYGGYSDHVVVEQRFVVKVSDTLDLKAAAPLLCAGITTWSPLRHWKVGPGQKVGVIGLGGLGHMGVKFAKALGAHVVMITTTPEKGADAKRLGADEVLVSRDAAQMKAHAGSFDFLLNTIPVGHDTNPYMGLLKREATMCLVGVLTELDPPLTGGSVIFGRKHLTGSAIGGMAETQEMMDFCAEHGIVSDVEVIDMKDVNEAWERMAKNDVRYRFVIDMATMKNAA, from the coding sequence ATGTCCCTCGCCCGTGGTTACGCCGCCCATACCCATACCGACCCGCTGGTGCCGTTCGAATTCGAGCGCCGCGCCGTCGGCCCGAACGACGTGCGCATCGAGATCCTCTACAGCGGCATCTGCCATTCGGACCTGCACCAGGCCCGTGACGACTGGGGTGGTTCGATCTACCCGATGGTGCCGGGCCACGAGATCATCGGCCGGGTCACCGAAGTCGGCAGCGAGGTCACCCGTTTCAAGGTGGGCGACCACGCCGGCGTCGGCTGCATGGTCGATTCCTGCCGCCATTGCGATGCCTGCGAACACGACCTGGAACAGTACTGCGCCGAAGGCGCGACCTGGACCTACAACGGCCGCGAGCGCGCGGACGGTGCGCCGACCTACGGTGGCTATTCCGACCACGTGGTGGTCGAGCAGCGCTTCGTGGTGAAGGTGTCCGACACCCTTGACCTGAAGGCGGCCGCGCCGCTGCTGTGCGCCGGCATCACCACCTGGTCGCCGCTGCGTCACTGGAAGGTCGGCCCGGGCCAGAAGGTCGGCGTAATCGGCCTCGGTGGCCTCGGCCACATGGGCGTGAAGTTCGCCAAGGCGCTCGGCGCGCACGTGGTGATGATCACCACCACGCCGGAAAAGGGTGCCGATGCCAAGCGCCTGGGCGCCGATGAAGTACTGGTCTCGCGCGATGCCGCGCAGATGAAGGCGCACGCCGGCAGCTTCGATTTCCTGCTCAACACCATCCCGGTCGGCCATGACACCAACCCGTACATGGGTCTGCTCAAGCGCGAAGCCACCATGTGCCTGGTCGGCGTGTTGACCGAACTGGACCCGCCGCTGACCGGTGGCAGCGTGATCTTCGGCCGCAAGCACCTGACCGGTTCGGCAATCGGCGGCATGGCCGAAACCCAGGAAATGATGGACTTCTGTGCCGAGCACGGCATCGTCAGCGACGTCGAAGTGATCGACATGAAGGACGTCAACGAAGCCTGGGAGCGCATGGCGAAGAACGATGTGCGCTACCGCTTCGTGATCGACATGGCGACGATGAAGAACGCCGCCTGA
- a CDS encoding TetR/AcrR family transcriptional regulator yields MGAMNSTTLPEPSTPTRRRGRPARPEAEVRHAVLQATLELLLVQGYEATTIEAVAAHAGVAKKTVYRHASNRDALVGLAVREWTDGFAPQLQRDAHDSDEVLPLLQVILQAVCAQALSPQAVQVFRLLATDFPGKEALLQAYLDNGIERCRALLADWLARQQQRGLLREGDAACMARLILAMAVAEPLRERVIGVVAEDAPVEVHLRECMALLAPVLQAP; encoded by the coding sequence ATGGGCGCAATGAACAGCACCACCCTGCCCGAGCCCTCAACGCCGACCCGCCGCCGCGGCCGTCCAGCGCGACCAGAAGCCGAGGTCCGCCATGCGGTGCTGCAGGCCACCCTGGAGCTGCTGCTGGTCCAGGGATACGAGGCCACCACCATCGAAGCGGTGGCCGCGCACGCCGGGGTGGCGAAGAAGACTGTGTACCGCCATGCCAGCAACCGCGATGCGCTGGTCGGGCTGGCGGTGCGCGAGTGGACGGATGGCTTCGCGCCACAGCTGCAGCGGGACGCGCACGACAGTGACGAGGTACTGCCGCTACTGCAGGTCATCCTGCAGGCAGTGTGTGCACAGGCGCTTTCGCCGCAGGCGGTGCAGGTGTTCCGCCTGCTGGCGACCGACTTTCCCGGCAAGGAAGCGCTGCTGCAGGCCTACCTGGACAACGGCATCGAGCGCTGCCGGGCGCTGCTGGCCGACTGGCTGGCACGGCAGCAGCAGCGTGGGCTGCTGCGCGAGGGAGATGCCGCGTGCATGGCACGGCTGATCCTGGCGATGGCAGTGGCCGAGCCACTACGCGAACGCGTGATCGGTGTGGTGGCCGAGGATGCGCCGGTAGAGGTGCATCTGCGTGAGTGCATGGCGTTGTTGGCGCCGGTGTTGCAGGCGCCGTAG
- a CDS encoding LysR family transcriptional regulator: MLPLESLNGLVTFVTTARSGSFTEAADALGISRSAVGKAIARLEARLGVRLFHRTTRRIALTTDGEAYYASCAAALEEISAAEACLGSAGLPSGRLRIDMPSSFGRLVVLPVLLRLCRQYPDLQLTMTFTDHFVDPVEEGIDLLIRFGGLHHAEHLVARRLGRQRLVTCTSPAYLQAHGVPRTVEELAQHRSIVGFRHGQPVWWRIGSEEDEGTFIPSAPYQLNDGDAVIEAAIAGLGICQMPVSLVRRHLESGALQSVLDEHMQRHIDIHALWPPTRHLRPKVRYVVDELTRLAGEGVFD; this comes from the coding sequence ATGCTGCCGCTGGAATCCTTGAATGGCCTGGTGACGTTCGTCACGACCGCACGCTCGGGCAGCTTCACCGAGGCGGCAGACGCGCTGGGCATCTCGCGCTCGGCGGTGGGCAAGGCCATCGCCCGTCTGGAAGCGCGGCTGGGGGTGCGCCTGTTCCATCGCACTACGCGGCGCATCGCACTGACTACTGATGGCGAGGCGTACTACGCCTCCTGTGCGGCGGCGCTGGAAGAAATCTCCGCGGCCGAGGCCTGTCTGGGTTCGGCGGGCCTGCCCAGCGGGCGGCTGCGCATCGACATGCCGTCCTCGTTCGGGCGGCTGGTGGTGCTGCCGGTGCTGCTGCGGTTGTGCCGCCAGTATCCGGACCTGCAGTTGACGATGACCTTCACCGATCACTTCGTCGATCCGGTCGAAGAGGGCATCGACCTGCTGATCCGCTTCGGTGGGCTGCACCATGCCGAGCATCTGGTCGCGCGCCGGCTGGGGCGCCAGCGGCTGGTTACCTGCACATCGCCGGCGTACCTGCAGGCACATGGCGTGCCGCGCACGGTGGAGGAACTGGCGCAGCACCGCAGCATCGTCGGCTTCCGCCATGGCCAGCCGGTCTGGTGGCGGATCGGCAGCGAGGAGGACGAGGGAACGTTCATTCCCAGTGCGCCGTATCAACTCAATGACGGCGACGCGGTGATCGAAGCGGCCATCGCCGGGCTCGGTATCTGCCAGATGCCGGTTTCACTGGTGCGTCGCCACCTGGAATCCGGCGCACTGCAATCGGTGCTGGACGAGCACATGCAGCGGCACATCGACATCCATGCGCTGTGGCCACCGACGCGCCACCTGCGGCCCAAGGTGCGCTATGTGGTGGATGAGCTGACCCGGCTGGCGGGTGAGGGCGTGTTTGACTGA
- a CDS encoding S-(hydroxymethyl)glutathione dehydrogenase/class III alcohol dehydrogenase: protein MKSRAAVAFGPGQPLQIVEIDVAPPKKGEVLVKITHTGVCHTDAFTLSGDDPEGLFPVVLGHEGAGIVVEVGEGVTSVKPGDHVIPLYTAECGECLFCKSGKTNLCVSVRATQGKGVMPDGTSRFSYNGEPLYHYMGCSTFSEYTVVAEVSLAKINPDANPEHVCLLGCGVTTGIGAVHNTAKVQEGDSVAVFGLGGIGLAVIQGARQAKAGRIIAVDTNPSKFELAREFGATDCINPKDYDKPIQQVIVEMTTWGVDHSFECIGNVNVMRAALECAHRGWGQSVVIGVAGSGQEISTRPFQLVTGRKWMGTAFGGVKGRSQLPGMVEDAMKGDIELAPFVTHTMDLDKINEAFDLMHEGKSIRSVVHY, encoded by the coding sequence ATGAAGTCCCGTGCCGCCGTCGCCTTTGGTCCCGGCCAGCCGCTGCAGATCGTTGAGATCGACGTCGCCCCGCCGAAGAAGGGCGAAGTGCTGGTCAAGATCACCCACACCGGTGTCTGCCACACCGATGCATTCACCCTGTCCGGCGATGATCCGGAAGGCCTGTTCCCGGTGGTGCTGGGCCATGAAGGCGCCGGCATCGTGGTGGAAGTGGGCGAGGGCGTGACCAGCGTCAAGCCGGGCGACCACGTCATTCCGCTGTACACCGCCGAGTGCGGCGAGTGCCTGTTCTGCAAGAGTGGCAAGACCAACCTGTGCGTGTCGGTACGTGCCACCCAGGGCAAGGGCGTGATGCCCGACGGCACCAGCCGCTTCAGCTACAACGGCGAGCCGCTGTACCACTACATGGGTTGCTCGACCTTCAGCGAGTACACCGTGGTGGCCGAAGTCTCGCTGGCGAAGATCAATCCGGACGCGAACCCGGAGCACGTCTGCCTGCTCGGTTGTGGCGTCACCACCGGCATCGGCGCGGTGCACAACACCGCCAAGGTGCAGGAAGGCGACAGCGTGGCGGTGTTCGGCCTGGGTGGCATCGGCCTGGCGGTGATCCAGGGTGCGCGCCAGGCCAAGGCCGGCCGCATCATCGCGGTGGACACCAACCCGTCCAAGTTCGAACTGGCGCGCGAATTCGGCGCCACCGACTGCATCAACCCGAAGGACTACGACAAGCCGATCCAGCAGGTCATCGTCGAGATGACCACCTGGGGCGTGGACCACAGCTTCGAGTGCATCGGCAACGTCAACGTGATGCGCGCGGCGCTGGAATGCGCGCACCGGGGCTGGGGCCAGAGCGTGGTGATCGGCGTGGCCGGTTCGGGCCAGGAGATCTCCACCCGTCCGTTCCAGCTGGTGACCGGGCGCAAGTGGATGGGTACTGCCTTCGGCGGCGTGAAGGGCCGCAGCCAGTTGCCGGGCATGGTGGAGGACGCGATGAAGGGCGATATTGAGCTGGCACCGTTCGTCACCCACACCATGGACCTGGACAAGATCAACGAAGCCTTCGACCTGATGCACGAAGGCAAGTCGATCCGTTCAGTGGTCCACTACTGA
- a CDS encoding alkene reductase, with protein sequence MTTALFRPFDLSGTALRNRIAMAPMTRARNPGAIANALTAQYYRQRASAGLIISEGTPVSPQGQGYIDVPGIWSAEQVAGWKLVTEAVHVAQGTIFAQLWHVGRMSHASLQPGGGQPVSAGTRPVASAPKNTSFVYLDDGSRGHADPTPARALATEEIPGIIADFARGADNAIAAGFDGIELHAANGYLFEQFLNPLINVREDRYGGSLPNRARLILETVDAMAQRIGAHRIGVRLAPNNLTFDMPFYPDNEATYLYLAEELGKRGLAYVHLNDNLQAGQSVLGEAFLQQFRQAYGGTLILAGGMTRERAMQLVETGIIDLAAFGQPFIANPDLVERLQRDDALATPDRNTYYGGGEAGYLDYPRAQ encoded by the coding sequence ATGACCACCGCCCTCTTCCGCCCGTTCGACCTGTCAGGAACCGCCCTGCGCAACCGCATCGCAATGGCGCCGATGACCCGCGCCCGCAATCCCGGCGCGATCGCCAACGCGCTCACCGCGCAGTATTACCGGCAGCGTGCCAGCGCCGGCCTGATCATCAGCGAAGGCACGCCGGTCTCGCCGCAGGGCCAGGGCTACATCGACGTGCCGGGTATCTGGTCGGCCGAGCAGGTGGCCGGGTGGAAGCTCGTCACCGAGGCGGTGCATGTCGCGCAGGGCACGATCTTCGCCCAGCTCTGGCACGTCGGCCGCATGTCGCATGCCTCGCTGCAGCCCGGGGGTGGGCAACCGGTCAGCGCCGGTACCCGCCCGGTCGCCAGCGCACCGAAGAACACCTCGTTCGTGTATCTGGACGATGGCAGCCGTGGTCATGCTGATCCCACCCCGGCACGTGCACTGGCCACCGAAGAGATCCCGGGCATCATTGCCGACTTCGCACGGGGCGCCGACAACGCCATCGCCGCCGGTTTCGACGGCATCGAACTGCATGCGGCCAACGGCTACCTGTTCGAGCAGTTCCTCAACCCGCTCATCAATGTACGCGAGGACCGCTACGGTGGCTCGCTGCCCAACCGCGCACGGCTGATCCTGGAGACCGTCGACGCGATGGCCCAGCGCATCGGCGCCCACCGCATCGGCGTGCGCCTGGCACCGAACAACCTCACCTTCGACATGCCGTTCTACCCCGACAACGAAGCCACCTATCTGTACCTGGCCGAGGAATTGGGCAAGCGCGGCTTGGCCTATGTGCACCTCAATGACAACCTGCAGGCGGGGCAGTCGGTGCTGGGCGAGGCGTTCCTGCAGCAGTTCAGGCAGGCCTACGGTGGCACGTTGATCCTGGCCGGCGGCATGACCCGCGAGCGTGCCATGCAACTGGTCGAGACCGGCATCATCGACCTGGCGGCGTTTGGCCAACCGTTCATCGCCAACCCGGATCTGGTCGAGCGCCTGCAACGCGACGACGCGCTGGCCACGCCCGACCGCAATACCTATTACGGTGGCGGCGAGGCAGGCTACCTCGATTACCCGCGCGCGCAGTAG
- a CDS encoding YqcC family protein: MGWLDALRRPRAEDPRAALVVPIEQALRALGWVVGEVGPPRAVTSAFGSDDGMPFEQWLAQVFLPRLHEARAAGQWPPRSDVAVAAWRNLDGQPGVESLLRLLAQLDERINKGIHAARG, encoded by the coding sequence ATGGGCTGGCTGGATGCCCTGCGCCGGCCGCGTGCGGAAGACCCGCGCGCGGCCCTGGTGGTTCCGATCGAGCAGGCGTTGCGTGCGCTGGGCTGGGTAGTGGGGGAGGTGGGGCCACCGCGTGCGGTGACCTCGGCCTTCGGCAGCGACGATGGCATGCCGTTCGAGCAGTGGCTTGCGCAGGTATTCCTGCCGCGCCTTCATGAGGCGCGCGCGGCCGGGCAGTGGCCGCCGCGCAGCGATGTGGCCGTGGCGGCCTGGCGCAATCTTGATGGCCAGCCTGGCGTCGAATCGTTGCTGCGCCTGCTGGCGCAGCTGGATGAACGGATCAACAAAGGCATCCACGCCGCGCGTGGATAA
- a CDS encoding DAPG hydrolase family protein: protein MDTAVNARAWLDHHDLLDPAPMHLETGIQRREDGTLLVAVRTDLHGCKGRMLDWWFTFFETTQHIRWWHPVDHLEHRGWDAAWQRGRSYHGASIHAVESLADIPPVAARLKFHDPRTLLAAERLQAVLDAGDVSAVIAARIGFGDHVRLDAQGDPCDGQMLHVARDTPFGCVLRSRFVLGLDSTDPQRDASDAVGLGLLKHCYTEFSFLSRLLPSLYYGERANGEAVPLPW, encoded by the coding sequence ATGGATACCGCTGTGAACGCTCGCGCCTGGCTGGACCACCACGATCTGCTGGACCCGGCACCGATGCATCTGGAAACCGGCATCCAGCGCCGCGAAGACGGCACCCTGCTGGTGGCGGTGCGCACTGACCTTCACGGCTGCAAGGGCCGCATGCTGGACTGGTGGTTCACCTTCTTCGAGACCACCCAGCACATCCGCTGGTGGCATCCGGTCGACCATCTCGAGCATCGCGGCTGGGACGCGGCCTGGCAGCGTGGACGCAGCTACCATGGCGCCAGCATCCATGCGGTGGAATCGCTGGCCGACATTCCGCCGGTGGCGGCGCGTTTGAAGTTCCATGACCCGCGCACGTTGCTGGCAGCCGAGCGCCTGCAGGCGGTACTGGATGCAGGCGATGTATCGGCGGTGATCGCCGCGCGCATCGGGTTCGGTGATCACGTGCGTCTGGATGCACAGGGCGATCCCTGCGATGGGCAGATGCTGCATGTGGCGCGCGATACGCCGTTTGGTTGTGTGCTGCGCAGCCGCTTCGTGCTTGGCCTGGACAGCACCGATCCGCAGCGTGATGCCAGCGATGCGGTTGGCCTGGGCCTGCTCAAGCACTGCTACACCGAGTTCAGTTTCCTCTCGCGCCTGCTGCCGTCGCTGTACTACGGCGAGCGCGCCAACGGCGAGGCGGTGCCGTTGCCGTGGTGA